In Aeromicrobium marinum DSM 15272, one genomic interval encodes:
- the rplA gene encoding 50S ribosomal protein L1 codes for MTQRSKAYRSVADKIDKDAFYSPLQAVTLAKESGSAAYDSTVDVSLRLGVDPRKADQMVRGTVNLPHGTGKTSRVLVFATGANADAAREAGADFVGSDDMVDKVNDGWLDFDAVVATPDMMGKVGRLGRVLGPRNLMPNPKTGTVTTDVAKAVGDIKGGKIEFRVDRHANLHFIIGKASFGAEQLAENYGAALDEVLRLKPASSKGRYVRKITVSTSQGPGVPVDPSRTKNYTADDES; via the coding sequence ATGACACAGCGCAGCAAGGCGTACCGCTCGGTCGCCGACAAGATCGACAAGGACGCGTTCTACAGCCCCCTGCAGGCCGTCACCCTCGCCAAGGAGTCCGGGAGCGCGGCGTACGACTCGACCGTCGACGTCTCCCTGCGGCTCGGCGTCGACCCCCGCAAGGCCGACCAGATGGTGCGCGGCACCGTCAACCTGCCGCACGGCACCGGCAAGACCTCCCGGGTCCTGGTCTTCGCCACCGGCGCCAACGCCGACGCCGCCCGTGAGGCCGGCGCCGACTTCGTCGGTTCCGACGACATGGTCGACAAGGTCAACGACGGGTGGCTGGACTTCGACGCCGTCGTCGCGACCCCCGACATGATGGGCAAGGTCGGCCGGCTCGGTCGCGTCCTCGGTCCGCGCAACCTGATGCCGAACCCCAAGACGGGCACGGTCACCACCGACGTCGCCAAGGCGGTCGGTGACATCAAGGGCGGCAAGATCGAGTTCCGGGTCGACCGGCACGCGAACCTGCACTTCATCATCGGCAAGGCGTCGTTCGGCGCCGAGCAGCTCGCCGAGAACTACGGCGCGGCGCTCGACGAGGTCCTGCGGCTGAAGCCGGCCAGCTCCAAGGGCCGGTACGTCCGCAAGATCACCGTGTCGACCTCGCAGGGCCCCGGCGTCCCGGTCGATCCGAGCCGCACGAAGAACTACACCGCCGACGACGAGTCCTGA
- a CDS encoding MCE family protein: MRLDREAFSALVKIVAFLVVTGFTTFLLMTILANGLFRSDTEYSAVFRDVTGVAKGDDVRIAGVAVGRVEKVEVIDGTRALVTFGVDSDRPLTDNTFATMKFRNLVGQRYLALSQGAEGDASVLEPGSTIPEDRTKDALDLNVLLNGFKPVFEALSPADTNKLAFELVQTLQGEGSNVAALLARTASLTSTLADRDQLIGDVLVNLSTTLDIVGQRDAELSQTIVTLQQFVSGLNTDRDAILGSLDSISDLATETAGLLDEGRPALVADIQQLDALTTTLTRGDNLGQLEREIQILPIKVTKLANSASFGSQFNFFLCDANLSVVAPNGDTVIDLQSLGLPQIGGARCGRTPLGGDS; the protein is encoded by the coding sequence GTGAGGCTCGATAGGGAAGCGTTCTCCGCGCTCGTCAAGATCGTCGCGTTCCTCGTGGTGACCGGTTTCACCACGTTCCTGCTCATGACGATCCTCGCGAACGGACTGTTCCGCAGCGACACCGAGTACAGCGCGGTCTTCCGCGACGTCACCGGTGTCGCCAAGGGCGACGACGTGCGGATCGCGGGTGTGGCCGTCGGCCGGGTCGAGAAGGTCGAGGTCATCGACGGCACCCGCGCCCTCGTGACGTTCGGCGTCGACTCCGACCGCCCTCTGACCGACAACACCTTCGCCACCATGAAGTTCCGCAACCTGGTGGGCCAGCGCTACCTGGCGCTGTCGCAGGGCGCCGAGGGTGACGCGAGCGTGCTGGAGCCGGGTTCGACCATCCCGGAGGACCGCACCAAGGACGCGCTCGACCTCAACGTGCTGCTCAACGGGTTCAAGCCGGTGTTCGAGGCGCTCTCGCCGGCCGACACCAACAAGCTGGCCTTCGAGCTGGTGCAGACCCTGCAGGGCGAGGGCTCGAACGTGGCGGCGCTGCTGGCGCGCACCGCCTCGCTGACCTCCACCCTGGCCGACCGCGACCAGCTGATCGGCGACGTGCTCGTGAACCTCAGCACGACGCTGGACATCGTGGGTCAGCGCGACGCCGAGCTCAGCCAGACCATCGTGACCCTGCAGCAGTTCGTGAGCGGACTGAACACCGACCGCGACGCCATCCTGGGCTCGCTCGACTCGATCTCGGACCTCGCGACCGAGACGGCCGGTCTGCTCGACGAAGGACGTCCGGCCCTGGTGGCGGACATCCAGCAGCTCGACGCCCTCACGACGACGTTGACCCGTGGCGACAACCTCGGTCAGCTGGAACGGGAGATCCAGATCCTGCCCATCAAGGTCACGAAGCTCGCCAACTCGGCGTCCTTCGGCAGCCAGTTCAACTTCTTCCTCTGCGACGCCAACCTGTCGGTCGTGGCCCCCAACGGTGACACCGTGATCGACCTGCAGAGCCTCGGCCTCCCGCAGATCGGCGGCGCCCGGTGCGGTCGCACCCCGCTGGGAGGTGACTCATGA
- a CDS encoding MCE family protein, producing MKPFRERNPTIIGVVGFAVIALMLVAAFRADRLPIIGGGDTYYAEFAEIGGLKAGNEVRVAGVTVGTVDDIELDGNRVRVTFRITDPVEFGEQTGAAVRIRTLLGASFLALTPSGEGQLDQGATIPLARTVAPYDVVEAFSELSDTTSALDVDQVATALETLSEVAEETPEEFRAAIAGVSDLSSNLAARDQEINTLLVNLRQVSGVLNERNTELETLFRDSGTLFTAVTQRREAISDLLDATQLVSTELSLLVDETRADLRPALEKLQQVTDVLEKNQFELDELLRVYPTFLRLFSQALGTGPWFDTFLGISPDLVDGLTAVGAP from the coding sequence ATGAAGCCCTTCCGTGAACGCAACCCCACGATCATCGGTGTCGTCGGGTTCGCCGTCATCGCCCTGATGCTGGTCGCGGCCTTCCGGGCCGACCGCCTGCCGATCATCGGCGGCGGCGACACGTACTACGCCGAGTTCGCCGAGATCGGCGGCCTCAAGGCCGGCAACGAGGTCCGGGTCGCCGGGGTGACCGTCGGCACGGTCGACGACATCGAGCTGGACGGCAACCGGGTGCGGGTCACGTTCCGCATCACGGACCCGGTCGAGTTCGGCGAGCAGACCGGCGCCGCGGTGCGCATCCGCACCCTGCTCGGTGCCAGCTTCCTGGCCCTGACCCCGAGCGGCGAGGGCCAGCTCGACCAGGGCGCGACCATCCCGCTGGCGCGGACGGTCGCCCCGTACGACGTGGTCGAGGCCTTCTCCGAGCTGTCCGACACCACGTCGGCGTTGGACGTCGACCAGGTCGCGACGGCGCTGGAGACCCTCTCGGAGGTGGCCGAGGAGACGCCCGAGGAGTTCCGGGCGGCGATCGCCGGTGTCTCGGACCTGTCGTCCAACCTGGCGGCCCGTGACCAGGAGATCAACACCCTGCTGGTCAACCTGCGTCAGGTGTCGGGCGTGCTCAACGAGCGCAACACCGAGCTCGAGACCCTGTTCCGTGACTCCGGGACCCTGTTCACGGCCGTGACCCAGCGACGCGAGGCGATCAGCGACCTGCTCGACGCGACCCAGCTGGTCTCGACCGAGCTGAGCCTGCTGGTCGACGAGACCCGTGCGGACCTGCGTCCGGCGCTGGAGAAGCTGCAGCAGGTCACCGACGTGCTGGAGAAGAACCAGTTCGAGCTCGACGAGCTGCTGAGGGTCTACCCGACCTTCCTGCGGCTGTTCTCCCAGGCGCTCGGCACCGGCCCCTGGTTCGACACCTTCCTCGGGATCTCACCGGATCTCGTCGACGGTCTGACGGCAGTGGGTGCACCATGA
- the rplL gene encoding 50S ribosomal protein L7/L12: MAKLSTDELLDAFKELTLIELSEFVKAFEETFEVTAAAPVAVAAAPAAGGAAGGADEAAEQDEFDVVLESAGDKKIQVIKEVRALTSLGLKEAKDLVEGAPKAVLEKVAKDAAEKAKEALEAAGATVTLK, translated from the coding sequence ATGGCGAAGCTCAGCACTGACGAGCTGTTGGATGCATTCAAGGAACTGACCCTCATCGAGCTCAGCGAGTTCGTGAAGGCCTTCGAGGAGACCTTCGAGGTCACGGCTGCCGCTCCGGTCGCCGTTGCCGCCGCTCCCGCGGCCGGCGGCGCCGCCGGTGGCGCTGACGAGGCTGCCGAGCAGGACGAGTTCGACGTCGTCCTGGAGTCGGCCGGCGACAAGAAGATCCAGGTCATCAAGGAGGTGCGTGCACTCACGAGCCTGGGCCTGAAGGAGGCCAAGGACCTCGTCGAGGGCGCGCCGAAGGCCGTCCTCGAGAAGGTCGCCAAGGATGCCGCGGAGAAGGCCAAGGAGGCCCTCGAGGCCGCCGGCGCCACCGTCACCCTCAAGTGA
- the rplK gene encoding 50S ribosomal protein L11 yields MPPKKKVAAIVKVQLQAGMANPAPPVGTALGPHGVNIMEFCKAYNAATESMRGNVVPVEITIYEDRSFTFVTKTPPAAELIKKAAGLAKGSSTPHKDKVGKITKDQVREIATTKLPDLNATDLDAASKIVEGTARSMGVTVE; encoded by the coding sequence ATGCCCCCCAAGAAGAAGGTTGCAGCCATCGTCAAGGTGCAGCTGCAGGCCGGTATGGCCAACCCGGCGCCGCCCGTCGGCACCGCGCTCGGCCCGCACGGCGTCAACATCATGGAGTTCTGCAAGGCGTACAACGCCGCGACGGAGTCCATGCGTGGCAACGTGGTGCCGGTCGAGATCACGATCTACGAGGATCGTTCGTTCACGTTCGTCACCAAGACCCCGCCGGCCGCCGAGCTGATCAAGAAGGCCGCCGGTCTGGCCAAGGGCTCGTCGACGCCGCACAAGGACAAGGTCGGCAAGATCACCAAGGACCAGGTCCGCGAGATCGCCACCACCAAGCTGCCCGACCTGAACGCGACCGACCTGGACGCTGCGTCCAAGATCGTCGAGGGCACCGCGCGCTCGATGGGCGTCACGGTCGAGTAG
- a CDS encoding ABC transporter ATP-binding protein, which produces MGVEIKVEGLTKAFGKDLIWKDVSLTLPAGEISVMLGPSGTGKSVFLKTLIGLLKPNTGNIWIEGTDIANCKEKELYEIRKLFGVLFQDGAMFGSMDLYDNVAFPLREHTKKSESEVRQIVMDKMELVGLIGAENKLPGEISGGMRKRAGLARALVLDPEIILFDEPDSGLDPVRTAYLNQLIIDLNAQIDATFLIVTHDINTARTVPDNIGLLYHKHLAMFGPREMLLSSEEPVVAQFLNAQRVGPIGMSEEKDADELASEQGIEMPALPPIPRQIEPSDGRPRRAQREPGDWCRENGVVPPPGSFESALAATADGAA; this is translated from the coding sequence GTGGGCGTAGAGATCAAGGTCGAGGGTCTGACCAAAGCGTTCGGCAAGGATCTGATCTGGAAGGACGTCTCGCTGACGCTCCCGGCCGGTGAGATCTCGGTGATGCTCGGCCCGTCGGGCACCGGCAAGTCGGTGTTCCTGAAGACGTTGATCGGTCTGTTGAAGCCCAACACGGGCAACATCTGGATCGAGGGCACCGACATCGCGAACTGCAAGGAGAAGGAGCTCTACGAGATCCGCAAGCTGTTCGGCGTGCTGTTCCAGGACGGCGCGATGTTCGGCTCGATGGACCTGTACGACAACGTCGCCTTCCCGCTGCGTGAGCACACCAAGAAGTCGGAGTCCGAGGTCCGTCAGATCGTGATGGACAAGATGGAGCTCGTGGGTCTCATCGGTGCGGAGAACAAGCTCCCCGGTGAGATCTCCGGCGGTATGCGCAAGCGCGCCGGCCTGGCGCGTGCGCTGGTGCTGGACCCCGAGATCATCCTGTTCGACGAGCCGGACTCCGGCCTCGACCCGGTGCGCACCGCGTACCTGAACCAGCTGATCATCGACCTGAACGCGCAGATCGACGCGACGTTCCTGATCGTGACCCACGACATCAACACCGCCCGTACGGTGCCGGACAACATCGGTCTGCTGTACCACAAGCACCTGGCGATGTTCGGCCCGCGCGAGATGCTGCTGAGCTCCGAGGAGCCGGTCGTCGCGCAGTTCCTCAACGCCCAGCGGGTCGGCCCGATCGGCATGTCCGAGGAGAAGGACGCCGACGAGCTGGCCAGCGAGCAGGGCATCGAGATGCCCGCGCTGCCGCCCATCCCGCGTCAGATCGAGCCGTCCGACGGTCGTCCGCGTCGTGCCCAGCGCGAGCCCGGCGACTGGTGCCGCGAGAACGGCGTCGTCCCGCCTCCCGGCTCCTTCGAGTCGGCGCTGGCTGCCACCGCTGACGGGGCGGCGTGA
- a CDS encoding MlaE family ABC transporter permease, with product MLDVFMALFKRPFQMREFLLQAYFTIRVTIVPTALVAIPFGAVIALQVGGLIKQFGAQSFTGSAAVLAVVRNAGPIATALLIAGAAGSAIAADFGARKIREELDAMMVLGIDPIQRLVVPRVLAVMLIAVFLNGLVTFVGVAGGYVFNVLLQDGTPGAYLASFTALAQLPDILQGMVKAVIFGFLAAIVASYKGMNAKGGPKGVGDAVNEAVVITFVLLFAVNFVVSALYIQLVPPKGL from the coding sequence ATGCTCGACGTCTTCATGGCGTTGTTCAAGCGACCGTTCCAGATGCGAGAGTTCCTGCTCCAGGCCTACTTCACCATCCGGGTCACCATCGTCCCGACCGCCCTGGTCGCCATCCCCTTCGGTGCGGTCATCGCGCTGCAGGTGGGCGGCCTCATCAAGCAGTTCGGCGCGCAGTCGTTCACCGGTTCGGCCGCCGTGCTGGCTGTGGTCCGCAACGCCGGCCCCATCGCCACGGCCCTGCTGATCGCCGGGGCGGCCGGATCGGCGATCGCGGCCGACTTCGGCGCTCGCAAGATCCGCGAGGAGCTCGACGCCATGATGGTGCTCGGCATCGACCCGATCCAGCGGCTGGTCGTGCCGCGGGTGCTCGCGGTGATGCTGATCGCCGTGTTCCTCAACGGCCTGGTGACCTTCGTCGGTGTCGCCGGCGGCTACGTCTTCAACGTCCTGTTACAAGACGGCACACCAGGCGCCTATCTGGCGTCCTTCACCGCCCTGGCCCAGCTGCCCGACATCCTGCAGGGCATGGTCAAGGCCGTCATCTTCGGTTTCCTCGCGGCGATCGTGGCCTCCTACAAGGGCATGAACGCCAAGGGCGGCCCGAAGGGCGTCGGTGACGCCGTCAACGAGGCGGTCGTCATCACCTTCGTGCTGCTGTTCGCGGTCAACTTCGTCGTGTCGGCGCTGTACATCCAGCTCGTCCCACCGAAGGGGCTCTGA
- a CDS encoding MCE family protein → MPRTPVLERPSGLKVLGIGFIALLIFFVWLTAAFFNKTFVDVEEVTLNAPNTGQQLPTAADVKLRGMIVGEVREIVPSDDGVTMTLGIKPEMLDDIPAGVTAQILPKTLFGEKYIALIPPAVDTGSTLKAGDVIEKAVVPVELEAVLEDLFVLFEAVEPAELSYTLSAVSQALDGRGEQLGETLVSANAYLQQVNPDIPLLVDDLQALGQVSDVYAAALPDLGRFLENTVVTGNTVVEKQGELTAFLDRTSGLADTLNAFVATSGQDIIELNDQGRRPLEVVDRYSATFPCFLGALDVAVPRLDSVFRDNAVHINLEIISPVVPAEERGSVPTKYADDEGLAVSFEELNSPENAELVAPTCLELDRLAAGEDLFPQSNPYNFPDAGVYDLLGIKSPHGKFFGNDGTAAGAASAARAESNRTAVASQSLAGIDSPAERATLNRIIAASMDRAGDDLPDIASLLVSPTLRGSEVRISEAR, encoded by the coding sequence ATGCCTCGTACCCCTGTGCTCGAACGCCCCTCCGGACTCAAGGTCCTGGGCATCGGCTTCATCGCGCTGCTGATCTTCTTCGTGTGGCTCACGGCCGCCTTCTTCAACAAGACCTTCGTCGACGTCGAGGAGGTCACGCTCAACGCACCGAACACCGGACAGCAGCTGCCCACGGCCGCCGACGTCAAGCTGCGCGGCATGATCGTCGGCGAGGTGCGTGAGATCGTCCCGAGCGACGACGGCGTCACCATGACGCTGGGCATCAAGCCCGAGATGCTCGACGACATCCCGGCGGGCGTCACGGCGCAGATCCTGCCCAAGACCCTCTTCGGCGAGAAGTACATCGCGCTCATCCCGCCCGCGGTCGACACCGGCAGCACCCTGAAGGCCGGCGACGTGATCGAGAAGGCCGTCGTGCCGGTCGAGCTCGAGGCCGTGCTGGAGGACCTGTTCGTGCTCTTCGAGGCCGTCGAGCCCGCCGAGCTGTCGTACACCCTGTCGGCGGTCTCGCAGGCGCTGGACGGCCGCGGCGAGCAGCTGGGCGAGACGCTGGTCAGCGCCAACGCCTACCTGCAGCAGGTCAACCCCGACATCCCGCTGCTGGTCGACGACCTGCAGGCCCTGGGCCAGGTCTCCGACGTCTACGCCGCGGCCCTGCCCGACCTCGGACGGTTCCTCGAGAACACGGTCGTCACGGGCAACACGGTCGTCGAGAAGCAGGGCGAGCTGACCGCGTTCCTCGACCGCACCAGCGGTCTGGCCGACACGCTCAACGCGTTCGTCGCGACCAGCGGCCAGGACATCATCGAGCTCAACGACCAGGGCCGCAGGCCGCTCGAGGTCGTCGACCGCTACTCGGCGACGTTCCCGTGCTTCCTGGGTGCGCTCGACGTGGCGGTGCCGCGGCTGGACAGCGTCTTCCGCGACAACGCGGTGCACATCAACCTCGAGATCATCTCCCCGGTGGTCCCGGCCGAGGAGCGCGGCAGCGTGCCCACCAAGTACGCCGACGACGAAGGACTGGCCGTGAGCTTCGAGGAGCTGAACTCGCCGGAGAACGCCGAGCTGGTGGCGCCCACGTGCCTCGAGCTCGACCGGCTCGCCGCGGGTGAGGACCTGTTCCCGCAGAGCAACCCGTACAACTTCCCCGACGCCGGGGTGTACGACCTGCTCGGCATCAAGAGCCCGCACGGCAAGTTCTTCGGCAACGACGGCACCGCGGCCGGCGCCGCCAGCGCGGCCCGCGCCGAGAGCAACCGCACCGCGGTCGCGTCCCAGTCGCTGGCGGGCATCGACTCGCCCGCCGAGCGGGCGACGCTCAACCGGATCATCGCGGCCAGCATGGACCGTGCCGGCGACGACCTGCCCGACATCGCCTCGCTGCTCGTCAGCCCGACCCTGCGTGGATCGGAGGTGAGGATCAGTGAGGCTCGATAG
- a CDS encoding MCE family protein, with protein sequence MSDVSFAQRLAGLSRVLAIFVVLALLAAVFLVFNRSTSDKTVTVDFPQAISLYEGSDVRILGVPVGTVQELEARGDRVRATISYDADIDLPADVKAMVVSPAIVGDRFVQMAPAYTSGAVLADGAEIGIENTAVPVELDEIYASLNDLSVALGPDGANRDGALSSLVSDTAAQLDGQGAQLNETIRNFGRLSTTLADNSDDLFGSIREVSEFVALLERNDQVVRAFNDSTAGVADLLADERDDLAATLATLSDALIDVESLVRDNRGTLRENVVNLRVVAETLANREAEFEEITVAAPTALVNVALAYNGVYGTLDTHVNLPLSITELLGDPAQLLCGLLGENSEGDGPCATILGLLDLLPIDALLPRVATANTPLDSDPAARSVAEMLAVTP encoded by the coding sequence ATGAGTGACGTCTCCTTCGCCCAGCGACTGGCCGGCCTCAGCCGGGTCCTCGCGATCTTCGTCGTGCTGGCCCTGCTCGCCGCGGTCTTCCTGGTGTTCAACCGGTCCACGTCGGACAAGACCGTCACGGTCGACTTCCCGCAGGCCATCAGCCTCTACGAGGGGTCCGACGTGCGGATCCTGGGCGTGCCGGTGGGCACCGTGCAGGAGCTGGAGGCACGCGGTGACCGTGTGCGCGCCACCATCTCCTACGACGCCGACATCGACCTGCCGGCCGACGTCAAGGCGATGGTGGTCTCCCCGGCCATCGTCGGCGACCGCTTCGTCCAGATGGCCCCGGCCTACACGTCCGGCGCGGTGCTGGCCGACGGTGCCGAGATCGGCATCGAGAACACCGCCGTGCCGGTCGAGCTCGACGAGATCTACGCCTCGCTCAACGACCTGTCGGTGGCCCTCGGTCCCGACGGCGCCAACCGTGACGGGGCCCTGAGCTCGCTGGTCAGCGACACCGCGGCCCAGCTCGACGGGCAGGGCGCCCAGCTGAACGAGACGATCCGCAACTTCGGCCGGCTCAGCACGACGCTGGCCGACAACTCCGACGACCTGTTCGGCAGCATCCGTGAGGTCTCGGAGTTCGTCGCCCTGCTGGAGCGCAACGACCAGGTGGTGCGAGCGTTCAACGACTCCACCGCCGGCGTCGCCGACCTGCTGGCCGACGAACGCGACGACCTGGCCGCCACCCTGGCGACCCTGTCGGACGCCCTGATCGACGTGGAGTCGCTGGTGCGCGACAACCGCGGCACCCTGCGCGAGAACGTCGTGAACCTGAGGGTCGTCGCCGAGACGCTGGCGAACCGAGAGGCCGAGTTCGAGGAGATCACCGTGGCCGCCCCCACCGCCCTGGTCAACGTGGCCCTGGCCTACAACGGCGTGTACGGAACGCTGGACACCCACGTGAACCTGCCGCTGTCGATCACCGAGCTGCTCGGTGACCCCGCCCAGCTGTTGTGCGGTCTGCTCGGGGAGAACTCCGAGGGCGACGGCCCCTGTGCCACGATCCTCGGGCTGCTCGACCTGCTGCCCATCGACGCGCTGCTGCCGCGGGTCGCCACGGCCAACACCCCCTTGGACTCCGACCCTGCGGCCCGGTCGGTCGCGGAGATGCTGGCGGTGACCCCGTGA
- a CDS encoding MlaE family ABC transporter permease: protein MATDTQQDPQKDARPSLVQRASAAPVKLGNGLDDLGKQMLFYLRVIKSVPRTIKNYSREIFRLLAEVTFGSGSLALVGGTVGVIAAMCFFTGTEVGLQGYAALDQLGTSALSGFVSAYFNTREIAPIVAGIALAATVGCGFTAQLGAMRISEEVDALEVMAIPSLPFLVTTRVIAGLIAVIPLYIVGLLSSYFATRLTVTQVYGQSSGTYDHYFTTFLPPGDVLWSFAKVLIFAVVVILIHCYYGYYASGGPAGVGVAVGLAVRTSIVAINVVDLLASMAIWGTTVTVRLAG, encoded by the coding sequence ATGGCGACGGACACCCAGCAGGACCCGCAGAAGGACGCCCGACCGAGCCTGGTCCAGCGTGCCTCTGCCGCCCCGGTCAAGCTCGGCAACGGGCTCGACGACCTCGGCAAGCAGATGCTGTTCTACCTGCGGGTCATCAAGTCGGTCCCGCGGACGATCAAGAACTACAGCCGCGAGATCTTCCGCCTGCTCGCCGAGGTCACCTTCGGCTCGGGCTCGCTCGCGCTCGTGGGCGGCACGGTCGGCGTCATCGCCGCGATGTGCTTCTTCACCGGCACCGAGGTCGGGCTGCAGGGCTACGCGGCCCTCGACCAGCTCGGCACCTCGGCGCTGTCGGGCTTCGTCTCGGCCTACTTCAACACCCGCGAGATCGCGCCCATCGTGGCCGGCATCGCGCTGGCCGCCACCGTGGGCTGCGGGTTCACCGCGCAGCTCGGCGCCATGCGCATCAGCGAGGAGGTCGACGCCCTCGAGGTGATGGCCATCCCGTCGCTGCCGTTCCTCGTCACCACCCGCGTCATCGCCGGCCTCATCGCGGTCATCCCGCTGTACATCGTGGGCCTGCTCTCCTCGTACTTCGCCACCCGCCTCACCGTCACCCAGGTGTACGGGCAGAGCTCTGGCACCTACGACCACTACTTCACGACCTTCCTGCCGCCGGGCGACGTGCTCTGGTCCTTCGCCAAGGTGCTGATCTTCGCCGTCGTGGTGATCCTGATCCACTGCTACTACGGCTACTACGCCAGCGGAGGCCCGGCCGGCGTCGGCGTGGCCGTCGGTCTGGCCGTCCGAACCTCGATCGTCGCGATCAACGTGGTCGACCTGCTCGCCTCCATGGCGATCTGGGGCACCACGGTGACCGTCAGATTGGCCGGGTGA
- the secE gene encoding preprotein translocase subunit SecE — translation MSDRDTTTQGSRTAPVVFLRQVVAELRKVVWPTRPQVVTYFFVVLVFVMFMMAYVAGLDFVFGQAMFKIFG, via the coding sequence GTGAGCGATCGCGACACCACCACCCAGGGCAGCCGCACCGCGCCCGTCGTCTTCCTGCGTCAGGTCGTCGCGGAGCTGCGCAAGGTCGTGTGGCCCACCCGCCCGCAGGTGGTCACCTACTTCTTCGTCGTGCTGGTGTTCGTGATGTTCATGATGGCGTACGTGGCCGGACTCGACTTCGTGTTCGGCCAGGCCATGTTCAAGATCTTCGGTTAG
- the nusG gene encoding transcription termination/antitermination protein NusG, which translates to MSDSFEETTADAPEVDTADETAPEGQVDVADGADDAETDEAAEEAPADPMAEFRDRLYSQFGDWYVIHTYSGMEKRVKANLENRITSLNAEDFIFEVVVPTEEVAEVKNGQRKLVKRTVLPGYVLVRMDLTDESWGVVRHTPSVTGFVGNAHQPVPLSLAEVEQMLAPAVEAEVAATAAAESPDSQPAKTAKVEFADFSAGDSVMVVDGPFATLHATITEINVDSQRVKALVEIFGRETPVELSFSQIQKV; encoded by the coding sequence GTGAGTGACAGCTTCGAGGAGACCACGGCCGACGCGCCCGAGGTCGACACCGCCGACGAGACCGCCCCGGAGGGGCAGGTCGACGTCGCCGACGGTGCCGACGACGCGGAGACCGACGAGGCGGCCGAGGAGGCCCCCGCGGACCCGATGGCGGAGTTCCGCGACCGGCTCTACAGCCAGTTCGGCGACTGGTACGTCATCCACACGTACTCCGGCATGGAGAAGCGGGTGAAGGCCAACCTCGAGAACCGCATCACCTCGCTCAACGCCGAGGACTTCATCTTCGAGGTCGTCGTGCCCACCGAGGAGGTCGCCGAGGTCAAGAACGGGCAGCGCAAGCTGGTCAAGCGCACCGTGCTGCCCGGCTACGTCCTGGTCCGCATGGACCTCACCGACGAGTCGTGGGGCGTCGTCCGCCACACGCCGTCGGTCACCGGGTTCGTGGGCAACGCCCACCAGCCGGTGCCCCTGAGTCTCGCCGAGGTCGAGCAGATGCTCGCCCCGGCGGTGGAGGCCGAGGTGGCTGCCACGGCGGCCGCCGAGTCCCCCGACAGCCAGCCCGCGAAGACCGCCAAGGTCGAGTTCGCCGACTTCTCGGCGGGCGACTCCGTCATGGTCGTCGACGGACCCTTCGCCACGCTGCACGCGACGATCACCGAGATCAACGTCGACTCCCAGCGGGTCAAGGCGTTGGTCGAGATCTTCGGCCGCGAGACCCCGGTCGAGCTCAGCTTCAGCCAGATCCAGAAGGTCTGA
- the rplJ gene encoding 50S ribosomal protein L10 — protein MARPDKVAAVAELAENFRAAGGAVLTEYRGLTVKQLQELRRTLGDTVSYAVAKNTLTKIAAKEAGVDIDDALLTGPTAIAFINGDPVEAAKGLRDFAKANTPLVIKGGFLDGKTLSADEISKLADLESREVLLAKLAGAMKGNLQNAASLFGAPLAQTARLVGALEAKLAEEAPAAAPVEDEAPAADAPAEQAAADDTPTEATAEADTAEAPADATTEG, from the coding sequence ATGGCACGCCCGGACAAGGTTGCGGCCGTCGCAGAGCTCGCGGAGAACTTCCGCGCCGCTGGTGGCGCCGTGCTCACCGAGTACCGCGGTCTCACCGTGAAGCAGCTGCAGGAACTGCGGCGCACGCTCGGTGACACCGTGAGCTATGCCGTCGCCAAGAACACGCTGACCAAGATCGCGGCCAAGGAGGCAGGCGTCGACATCGACGACGCCCTGCTGACCGGTCCGACCGCCATCGCCTTCATCAACGGCGATCCGGTCGAGGCGGCCAAGGGACTGCGTGACTTCGCGAAGGCCAACACCCCCCTCGTCATCAAGGGCGGCTTCCTCGACGGGAAGACGCTCTCGGCCGACGAGATCAGCAAGCTGGCGGACCTGGAGTCGCGCGAGGTCCTCCTCGCGAAGCTCGCCGGCGCCATGAAGGGCAACCTTCAGAACGCCGCGTCGCTCTTCGGCGCCCCGCTCGCCCAGACGGCCCGACTCGTCGGTGCCCTCGAGGCGAAGCTGGCCGAGGAGGCCCCCGCCGCTGCTCCCGTCGAGGACGAGGCCCCCGCGGCCGACGCCCCGGCCGAGCAGGCAGCTGCTGACGACACCCCGACCGAGGCGACCGCCGAGGCCGACACCGCCGAGGCTCCCGCCGACGCGACCACCGAGGGCTGA